A region from the Brettanomyces bruxellensis chromosome 4, complete sequence genome encodes:
- the ADK1 gene encoding Adenylate kinase, with product MAAENDTLRMVLLGPPGAGKGTQAPNLVNKFGACHLSTGDMLRSQISKKTELGLQAKKIMDAGGLISDDIMVGMIKGELENNPACKKGFILDGFPRTIPQAEKLDAMLAEKKIPLQKALELKVDDELLVARITGRLVHPASGRSYHKLFNPPKVPGKDDVTGEPLVQRSDDNADALKKRLATYHKQTEPIVKYYQKTGVWAAVDASQNPKNVWSDILKCLGQ from the coding sequence ATGGCCGCCGAAAACGATACTTTGAGAATGGTTTTGCTTGGACCTCCAGGTGCTGGTAAAGGTACCCAAGCACCAAATCTCGTCAACAAGTTTGGTGCTTGTCACTTGTCTACTGGTGATATGTTGAGATCGCAGATCTCCAAGAAGACAGAACTGGGTCTCCAGGCCAAGAAGATTATGGATGCTGGTGGATTGATTTCCGACGACATCATGGTTGGTATGATCAAAGGTGAGTTGGAGAACAACCCAGCCTGTAAGAAGGGGTTCATTTTGGATGGATTCCCAAGAACTATTCCACAAGCAGAGAAGTTAGATGCTATGTTGGCCGAGAAAAAGATTCCATTGCAGAAGGCTCTTGAATTGAAAGTTGATGACGAGCTTTTAGTTGCTAGAATTACCGGTAGACTTGTTCACCCGGCTTCAGGTAGATCATATCACAAGTTGTTCAATCCACCAAAGGTTCCAGGTAAGGATGATGTTACAGGTGAGCCATTGGTTCAAAgatcagatgataatgccgatgctttgaagaagagattgGCTACATATCACAAGCAGACCGAGCCAATCGTTAAGTACTATCAGAAAACAGGTGTTTGGGCTGCAGTTGATGCTTCCCAGAATCCAAAGAATGTCTGGAGCgatattttgaagtgtCTTGGTCAATAA
- a CDS encoding uncharacterized protein (BUSCO:EOG092632FC) yields MFRSPLDIELRLDGEDTREMVDIKSLKGRKERIPLYKDGETVKGQVTVRTRDNKKIEHMGIKIQLLGTIETKGDGVQSDDFLSLAHELASPGEMRHQETFPFEFRNVEKPYESYKGINVKLRYYLKVTVSRKSADVIREKELWVYQYQSQEQLERQVVQTTKDKKSAPTSMVKMDVGIENCLHIEFEYSKNRYSLKDVIVGRIYFLLVRLKIKHMELSLIRRETCGASPNQKSESQTIVRFEIMDGAPVRGETIPIRLFLGGFDLTPTYKDVNKKFSTRTFLSLVLIDEDARRYFKQSEIILYREE; encoded by the coding sequence ATGTTTAGATCACCATTAGACATTGAATTAAGGTTGGACGGGGAGGACACTAGGGAGATGGTTGATATCAAAAGTTTGAAAGGTCGTAAAGAAAGAATTCCATTATATAAGGACGGCGAGACAGTAAAAGGTCAGGTGACAGTCAGAACGAGAGACAACAAGAAGATCGAGCACATGGGCATAAAGATACAATTATTAGGAACAATTGAGACAAAGGGAGATGGCGTTCAATCAGATGACTTTCTTTCATTGGCACATGAACTTGCCAGCCCCGGAGAAATGCGTCACCAGGAAACATTCCCATTCGAATTCagaaatgttgaaaagccATACGAAAGCTATAAAGGGATAAACGTGAAGCTTAGATACTACTTGAAAGTCACCGTTAGCCGAAAGTCTGCTGATGTTATTAGAGAGAAGGAATTATGGGTTTATCAGTATCAGAGTCAAGAACAATTGGAAAGACAGGTGGTGCAGACAACAAAGGACAAAAAGTCGGCACCTACATCAATGGTGAAGATGGATGTTGGAATAGAAAATTGCCTTCATATTGAGTTCGAATACTCCAAGAACAGATATTCATTGAAAGATGTTATTGTGGGGAGAATATACTTTCTGCTAGTGCGCCTCAAAATTAAGCACATGGAGCTTTCGTTGATTAGACGTGAAACATGCGGTGCCTCACcaaatcaaaaaagtgaaagtCAAACCATAGTCAGATTTGAAATTATGGACGGTGCTCCTGTTCGGGGAGAGACAATCCCTATAAGGCTCTTCCTCGGGGGATTCGACTTGACACCTACATATAAGGATGTCAACAAGAAATTTTCTACCCGAACATTCCTAAGCTTAGTTCTTATTGATGAGGATGCTAGAAGATATTTCAAGCAAAGCGAGATCATCCTTTACAGAGAAGAATAG
- the RPT6 gene encoding 26S proteasome regulatory subunit 8, with amino-acid sequence MATAVTHESGVKPFFRQKIQDYEIQIAAKTQNLRRLEAQRNTLNSKVRSLKDELRLLQEPGSYVGEVVKVMGKKKVLVKVHPEGKYVVNVADSIDIKDVMAGLRVCLRSDTYELHKILPNKVDPLISLMMVEKVPDSTYDMIGGLDKQIKEIKEVIELPVKHPELFESLGIAQPKGVILYGPPGTGKTLLARAVAHHTDCKFIRVSGSELVQKYIGEGSRMVRELFVMAREHAPSIIFMDEIDSIGSSRVESSSGGGDSEVQRTMLELLNQLDGFESSKDIKIIMATNRLDILDPALLRPGRIDRKIEFPPPSVAARTDILKIHSRKMNLTRGIDLKKIAEKMNGCTGAEIKGVCTEAGMYALRERRIHVTQEDFELAVAKVMNKNEEGGVSVQKLYK; translated from the coding sequence ATGGCAACAGCAGTGACGCACGAGAGCGGTGTGAAGCCGTTTTTCAGGCAGAAAATACAAGATTATGAAATTCAGATTGCCGCAAAGACACAGAATTTAAGAAGACTCGAAGCACAGAGAAATACGCTCAACTCCAAGGTGAGATCTCTAAAAGATGAGCTTCGTTTGTTACAGGAGCCTGGCTCATATGTTGGAGAAGTTGTTAAAGTTAtgggaaagaagaaagtgttAGTGAAAGTGCATCCTGAAGGTAAATATGTGGTCAATGTTGCCGACAGTATTGATATCAAGGATGTCATGGCAGGTTTAAGAGTTTGCCTAAGAAGTGACACTTATGAACTACATAAAATTCTTCCTAATAAAGTTGATCCATTAATTTCCCTTATGATGGTGGAGAAAGTTCCGGATTCTACATATGATATGATTGGCGGTCTTGATAAGCAAATCAAGGAAATCAAGGAGGTTATTGAGCTACCTGTGAAACATCCAGAGTTATTTGAAAGTTTGGGAATAGCACAACCAAAAGGTGTTATATTGTATGGTCCTCCAGGAACGGGTAAAACTCTTTTGGCAAGGGCTGTTGCTCATCACACTGATTGCAAGTTCATTCGTGTTTCAGGATCTGAATTGGTGCAGAAGTATATTGGTGAGGGTTCCAGAATGGTTCGGGAGTTGTTCGTTATGGCTAGGGAGCATGCACCATCTATTATATTCATGGATGAAATCGATTCCATTGGATCCTCAAGAGTTGAATCATCTTCAGGGGGTGGAGATTCAGAAGTTCAGAGAACCATGCTTGAATTGTTGAACCAGTTGGATGGTTTCGAATCTTCAAAGGATATTAAAATCATCATGGCAACAAATAGGTTGGATATATTGGATCCTGCTTTACTCAGACCGGGAAGAATTGACAGGAAGATTGAGTTCCCTCCACCATCTGTTGCAGCAAGGACagatattttgaaaatacaCTCACGGAAAATGAATCTTACTAGGGGAATcgacttgaagaaaattgcggaaaaaatgaatggaTGTACAGGTGCCGAAATTAAAGGTGTTTGTACTGAAGCTGGTATGTATGCTCTTAGAGAAAGGCGTATTCACGTTACACAAGAAGACTTCGAACTTGCAGTTGCCAAGGTGATGAATAAGAATGAGGAGGGAGGTGTTTCGGTGCAGAAATTGTACAAGTGA